In one window of Gossypium hirsutum isolate 1008001.06 chromosome A01, Gossypium_hirsutum_v2.1, whole genome shotgun sequence DNA:
- the LOC107925553 gene encoding probable small nuclear ribonucleoprotein G — protein sequence MSRSGQPPDLKKYMDKKLQIKLNANRLVVGTLRGFDQFMNLVVDNTVEVNGNEKTDIGMVVIRGNSVVTVEALEPVGRMQ from the exons ATGAGCAGATCCGGCCAGCCTCCAGATCTCAAAAA ATACATGGACAAGAAGCTCCAGA TTAAGCTGAATGCAAATCGGTTGGTTGTTGGTACACTTCGCGGATTTGATCAGTTTATGAACCTAGTAGTTGACAACACCGTTGAGGTGAATGGCAATGAGAAAACTGATATAGGCATGGTG GTGATCAGAGGAAATAGCGTTGTTACTGTTGAAGCACTTGAACCCGTAGGCCGGATGCAGTAA
- the LOC107925598 gene encoding uncharacterized protein — protein MVEYVPETVVDLQMLPYRGPNGELELGKKVFRRLFWTFDPCVRAFSHCKPVVQVDGTWLYGKYTQILLIAVAQDGNGNVLPIAFAIVELENPESWAYFIRNLRRHVVRQDNICIISDRSKGLIAAIRQLEVPWRSIYCIRHIAVNFHNEYKNKDWRKRIVNMGKNIVFKFVFVIISSPFPNFNAFYRNIYIWYELEPHRFRHKLARLETNMAGCKPSLTQWLSRMEPWQWAQCFDEGYRYGYMTTNLVEAVNSVLRHTRHLPISSVFSATFYRLATLMSKMGLKQAKQLEAGHVYVKKIRDAMKDNTQRARLMNVELYFRNLETIRVTEYISRRSGISPRSYRVDLRNRRCECGMFQALRYPCAHVVTACATYSLNVEQYIDDVYTLEHTLRIWGNEFPILRDISTWEVQSPAFEMLPDRSLRRRVKGRPTIARIQNDMDVREQVDPKRCTICRTVGQNRSKCPNGNVSTGQSSRSERN, from the coding sequence ATGGTAGAGTATGTCCCAGAAACTGTCGTTGACTTGCAAATGTTGCCTTATAGAGGCCCTAATGGAGAATTGGAACTGGGAAAAAAAGTGTTTCGTCGACTGTTCTGGACTTTCGATCCATGTGTTAGGGCCTTCTCCCACTGCAAACCGGTAGTGCAAGTTGATGGAACATGGCTTTATGGAAAATACACGCAGATACTTCTGATTGCGGTTGCACAAGACGGTAATGGAAATGTACTACCAATCGCTTTTGCCATCGTAGAGTTGGAGAACCCTGAATCATGGGCATATTTCATTCGAAACTTACGGAGACATGTTGTTAGGCAAGACAACATTTGCATTATATCTGACAGATCGAAGGGTCTTATTGCTGCAATTCGGCAATTAGAGGTTCCGTGGAGGTCTATCTATTGTATTCGTCACATCGCTGTGAACTTCCACAATGAGTATAAGAATAAAGACTGGCGTAAACGTATTGTCAACATGGGTAAAAATATCGTATTTAAATTCGTATTTGTAATTATTTCTAGTCCATTTCCTAATTTTAACGCATTTTATCGGAATATATACATATGGTACGAGCTGGAACCACACCGATTTAGACATAAGTTGGCGAGGTTAGAGACTAATATGGCGGGCTGCAAACCTTCTCTTACACAGTGGTTGAGTAGGatggagccgtggcaatgggctcaatgTTTTGACGAGGGGTACCGTTATGGCTATATGACAACTAACCTTGTTGAGGCCGTTAACTCCGTCTTAAGGCATACTCGTCACTTGCCAATTTCATCTGTTTTTTCAGCCACATTTTATAGGTTAGCAACCTTAATGTCAAAAATGGGGTTGAAACAAGCAAAACAGTTAGAGGCAGGACACGTGTACGTCAAAAAAATCAGAGATGCCATGAAAGATAACACTCAAAGGGCTAGGTTGATGAATGTAGAACTATATTTTCGAAATTTGGAAACTATTCGAGTGACAGAGTATATCAGTCGTCGGTCAGGGATCTCGCCACGGTCCTATAGAGTTGATCTCCGAAACAGGCGTTGTGAGTGCGGGATGTTCCAAGCACTACGGTACCCGTGTGCACATGTGGTTACAGCTTGTGCTACCTATAGTTTGAATGTCGAACAATATATCGATGATGTATACACACTTGAACATACGTTGCGTATTTGGGGTAACGAGTTCCCTATATTAAGGGATATATCGACATGGGAAGTGCAATCACCTGCATTCGAGATGTTGCCTGATCGGTCACTACGTAGGAGAGTCAAAGGTAGACCGACAATAGCGAGGATTCAAAACGACATGGATGTAAGAGAACAAGTCGATCCAAAGCGTTGCACCATATGTAGAACAGTTGGCCAAAATCGGAGCAAATGTCCCAATGGAAACGTCTCCACTGGCCAATCTTCACGGTCTGAAAGAAATTAA
- the LOC107925505 gene encoding kinesin-like protein KIN-5C: MSGRHEREKGVNVQVLLRCRPFSEDELRNNAPQVVTCNEFQREVAVSQNIAGKHIDRVFTFDKVFGPTAQQKDLYEQAVVPIVNEVLEGFNCTIFAYGQTGTGKTYTMEGECKRGKAGHNGELPADAGVIPRAVQQIFDTLEGQNAEYSVKVTFLELYNEEITDLLAPEEISKVVLEEKQKKTLPLMEDGKGGVLVRGLEEEIVTSSSEIFTLLERGSAKRRTAETLLNKQSSRSHSLFSITIHIKEATPEGEELIKCGKLNLVDLAGSENISRSGARDGRAREAGEINKSLLTLGRVISALVEHLGHVPYRDSKLTRLLRDSLGGRTKTCIIATVSPAVHCLEETLSTLDYAHRAKHIKNKPEVNQKMMKSTLIKDLYGEIERLKGEVYAAREKNGVYVPKERYYQEESERKAMADQIEKMGVLLENHQKQLEELQDKYIAQVRQCSDLSGKLEKTEKNLYETSKLLANSEEELKKCRYVLKEKEFIISQQKQAENALAHQACALRSDLEKAVKDNALLFLKIGREDKLNTDNRAVVNNYQVELAQQIGSICNLVSSSVSQQNEHLESVEKLCRSFTDTHQKAISDMKKKVTAARTLHVSQMEAVQNIVRLHKGSSNAALDEISTLAASSAHSIEELLKSEAGKAASIFNDLQGTLATHQGEMALFARELRQRFQASIEQTKNISDYTNGILDKLSEESVKVQNHAVQADEVQMKSIASFHKAYEEQSKSDSEKLIADMTNLVHNHVRRQKELVDARLVDIRESAMANKTFLDGHVSSMVGITTDAKRKWQEFVMQAETDAKDSSDYSAAKHCRMEALLQQCVSTAESAFKHCKDTQGSVNEMAHKHVSDMASLIRNASDTNEQHDAEIDCARISAEQDSLKSTDDTLKYIDSMSEQEHGIKSGILDSVKAHGKTLEIFHDDHSSQATSIKQRAEETFQQTYMDYEPSGTTPIRSEQDVPTKGTIESLRAMPMEALVEEFRENNSYESFEPKLLKSSVVPTRSPLTEIN, encoded by the exons ATGTCCGGTCGCCACGAAAGAGAGAAAGGCGTCAACGTTCAAGTCCTCCTCCGTTGCAg GCCATTTAGTGAAGATGAGTTAAGGAACAATGCGCCGCAGGTAGTGACTTGTAATGAGTTCCAACGAGAAGTGGCTGTTTCGCAGAACATCGCCGGGAAGCATATCGATAGGGTTTTCACTTTCGATAAG gtaTTTGGGCCAACAGCCCAACAAAAAGATCTATACGAACAAGCAGTGGTTCCGATTGTGAATGAAGTCTTAGAAGGTTTTAACTGTACTATTTTTGCTTATGGGCAAACTGGTACTGGCAAAACTTACACTATGGAAGGTGAATGCAAGAGGGGAAAG GCGGGACATAATGGCGAATTGCCAGCTGATGCAGGGGTTATCCCGAGAGCAGTTCAACAAATATTTGATACCTTAGAGGGTCAGAATGCAGAATACAGCGTAAAAGTTACATTTTTGGAACTATATAATGAGGAAATTACTGATTTACTTGCGCCTGAAGAAATTTCAAAAGTTGTTTTGGAGGAGAAGCAGAAGAAGACGTTGCCACTTATGGAAGATGGGAAAGGTGGAGTTCTTGTGAGAGGTTTAGAAGAAGAAATTGTTACAAGTTCTAGTGAGATATTTACTTTGCTTGAAAGAGGGTCTGCTAAACGTCGAACTGCAGAAACTTTGTTGAATAAGCAGTCAAG TCGGTCGCattctttattttctattacaATTCATATTAAGGAGGCGACACCAGAAGGTGAAGAGCTTATAAAGTGTGGGAAGCTGAATTTGGTTGATTTAGCAGGATCAGAAAATATATCTCGATCTGGCGCTAGGGAT GGTCGTGCAAGAGAAGCTGGTGAAATTAATAAGAGTTTGCTTACTCTAGGACGAGTTATAAGTGCTCTTGTGGAGCATCTTGGGCATGTTCCATACAG GGATAGCAAGCTTACTCGATTACTCCGTGATTCACTTGGGGGAAGAACGAAGACTTGCATTATAGCAACAGTTTCTCCTGCTGTCCATTGTCTGGAGGAGACCTTAAGCACACTTGATTATGCACACAGGGCAAAACACATAAAAAATAAGCCTGAG GTTAaccaaaaaatgatgaaatcaactCTTATAAAGGACCTTTATGGTGAAATTGAACGCCTAAAGGGAG AGGTGTATGCTGCTCGTGAGAAAAATGGTGTTTATGTTCCAAAAGAGCGGTATTACCAAGAGGAAAGTGAAAGGAAG GCAATGGCCGATCAGATTGAAAAAATGGGGGTCCTTCTCGAAAACCATCAGAAG CAACTTGAGGAATTGCAAGACAAATATATTGCTCAAGTTCGACAGTGCTCAGATTTGAGTGGCAAACTTGAGAAGACAGAG AAAAACTTATATGAAACCAGCAAATTGCTTGCCAACTCTGAAGAAGAATTGAAGAAGTGTCGTTATGTGTTGAAGGAGAAAGAATTTATCATATCTCAGCAGAAACAAGCAG AAAATGCTTTAGCACATCAAGCTTGTGCTTTGAGGTCTGACTTAGAGAAAGCTGTCAAGGATAATGCTTTGTTGTTCCTAAAAATTG GAAGGGAAGACAAGCTGAATACTGATAATAGAGCAGTGGTTAACAACTATCAAGTAGAACTTGCCCAACAAATTGGTTCTATTTGCAACCTGGTGTCCTCATCAGTGTCTCAGCAAAACGAACACCTTGAGAGTGTTGAGAAACTCTGTCGTTCTTTTACTGATACACATCAAAAG GCAATCTCGGATATGAAGAAAAAGGTCACTGCCGCGAGGACTTTGCATGTTTCCCAGATGGAGGCTGTCCAAAATATTGTGCGTTTGCACAAGGGTAGCTCCAATGCTGCCTTAGATGAAATTTCAACTCTGGCTGCTTCAAGCGCACATTCCATCGAAGAG TTACTCAAATCCGAGGCCGGAAAAGCAGCTTCAATATTTAATGATCTTCAGGGTACTCTTGCAACTCACCAGGGAGAAATGGCTCTTTTTGCAAGGGAGCTACGGCAG AGGTTCCAGGCTAGTATTGAGCAAACAAAAAACATTTCTGATTATACCAATGGAATTCTTGATAAGCTTTCTGAAGAGTCTGTGAAGGTTCAGAATCATGCAGTCCAAGCTGATGAAGTTCAAATGAAGAGCATCGCTAGCTTCCATAAGGCTTATGAG GAACAATCAAAATCTGATTCCGAGAAGCTTATTGCTGATATGACAAATCTTGTGCATAACCATGTTCGTCGGCAAAAAGAGCTG GTGGATGCAAGGCTTGTGGATATCAGAGAAAGTGCCATGGCAAACAAAACATTTTTAGATGGACACGTTTCCTCCATGGTGGGTATTACAACAGATGCAAAACGAAAATGGCAAGAATTTGTTATGCAAGCAGAGACTGATGCTAAAGACAGTTCCGATTACTCAGCTGCCAAACATTGTCGCATGGAAGCACTTTTACAGCAATG TGTGTCTACTGCTGAATCTGCATTCAAGCACTGCAAAGATACTCAGGGATCTGTAAATGAAATGGCTCATAAACATGTTTCAGATATGGCATCACTTATAAG GAATGCTTCTGATACAAATGAGCAGCATGACGCCGAGATTGATTGTGCCAGGATTTCAGCTGAGCAAGATAGCTTGAAGAGTACTGATGATACCCTTAAATACATTGATA GTATGTCAGAGCAGGAACATGGAATTAAATCTGGAATCTTGGATTCCGTTAAAGCTCACGGCAAAACCCTCGAGATATTCCACGATGATCATTCAAGTCAAGCTACATCAATCAAACAGAGAGCAGAAGAAACATTCCAGCAGACATATATG GATTATGAGCCGAGTGGGACGACTCCAATACGAAGCGAACAAGATGTACCGACCAAGGGGACTATTGAATCATTACGAGCCATGCCAATGGAAGCCTTGGTCGAAGAATTTCGAGAAAACAACTCGTACGAGTCATTTGAACCAAAGTTGTTAAAGTCATCAGTTGTACCAACACGCTCTCCCCTTACCGAAATCAACTAA
- the LOC107925550 gene encoding pentatricopeptide repeat-containing protein At2g33760 — protein sequence MLKLTKTQTFLAANHERFRLLPLSQLAAIADTQETSLKSQTHTQKPLELHPSLHIDPKYFVSVLLNCKNIFQIKQAHAQIVANGLLTNLFVSNKLLYIYVQHKAIDEAHAFFGGMREKDPVSWSVMVGGFAKDGDFVNCFRTFKELTRCSVQPDNYTLPFVLRVCRDRMDLLMGSLVHGVVLKSGLCWDHFVCAALVDMYAKCRVIDDARKLFDDMHKKDLVTWTVMIDGYAECGNAKESLVLFDWMREEGIVPDKITMVTVVNACSKLGAMHKARFVHDYICSMKFSLNVILGTAMIDMYAKCGSVDFAREIFDGMREKNVISWSVMIAAYGYHGQGKKALDLFPMMLNCGIMPNRITFVSLLYACSHAGLVDEGFELFNIMWDKYGVKPDVKHCTCIVDLLGRAGRLDEALKLIENMTVEKDEGLWSAFLAACRIHKHVELAEWAAKSLLELQPQNPSHYVLLSNIYANAGMWEDMAKVRNLMTKRNLKKIPGWTWIEVDNKIHQFSVGDKSHPLSKEIYGLLKSLIEKLELAGYVPDTNFVLHDVDEEVKVGMLYTHSEKLAITFGLIATPEGTPIRITKNLRVCGDCHTFIKFVSAITKRSIIVRDSNRFHHFNEGACSCGDYW from the coding sequence ATGTTAAAGCTCACGAAAACTCAAACCTTTCTTGCAGCAAACCATGAAAGATTTCGCCTTTTACCTCTTTCTCAACTTGCTGCAATTGCAGACACTCAAGAAACCTCCCTCAAATCCCAAACCCATACGCAAAAACCGTTGGAATTACATCCTTCACTCCATATAGACCCCAAGTATTTCGTCTCTGTTTTGTTAAACTGCAAAAACATCTTTCAAATAAAACAAGCTCATGCGCAAATAGTTGCCAATGGGTTATTAACTAACCTCTTCGTTTCAAACAAACTCCTTTACATATACGTTCAACACAAAGCTATAGATGAAGCTCATGCTTTTTTTGGTGGAATGAGAGAGAAGGACCCGGTTTCTTGGAGTGTTATGGTTGGTGGGTTTGCTAAAGATGGTGACTTTGTGAATTGTTTTAGAACTTTTAAGGAGCTTACTAGGTGTAGTGTTCAGCCTGATAATTATACTTTGCCTTTTGTTTTGAGAGTTTGTAGGGATAGGATGGATTTGTTAATGGGTAGTTTGGTTCATGGTGTTGTTTTGAAATCTGGGTTGTGTTGGGATCACTTTGTTTGTGCAGCACTTGTTGATATGTATGCAAAATGTAGGGTTATTGATGATGCTCGTAAACTGTTTGATGATATGCATAAGAAAGACCTTGTTACTTGGACTGTTATGATAGATGGGTATGCCGAGTGTGGGAATGCTAAAGAATCGTTGGTTTTGTTTGATTGGATGAGAGAGGAAGGCATTGTTCCTGATAAGATTACAATGGTGACTGTGGTTAACGCTTGTTCAAAATTGGGTGCCATGCATAAGGCTAGATTTGTTcatgattatatatgttcaatgaAGTTTAGTTTGAATGTAATATTGGGTACTGCAATGATTGATATGTATGCAAAATGTGGTAGTGTTGATTTTGCGAGAGAAATATTTGATGGGATGCGAGAGAAGAATGTAATATCATGGAGTGTGATGATTGCTGCTTATGGATACCATGGTCAAGGCAAGAAAGCACTTGATTTATTTCCTATGATGTTGAATTGTGGGATAATGCCAAATAGGATAACTTTTGTTTCACTTTTATATGCTTGTAGTCATGCTGGTTTGGTTGATGAAGGTTTTGAGCTTTTCAACATTATGTGGGACAAATATGGTGTGAAACCAGATGTGAAGCATTGTACTTGTATTGTTGATCTGTTAGGTCGAGCCGGGAGACTTGATGAAGCCTTGAAGTTAATAGAGAACATGACAGTTGAGAAAGATGAAGGGCTATGGAGTGCTTTTCTCGCAGCGTGTAGAATCCATAAACACGTAGAGTTGGCTGAATGGGCTGCAAAATCACTTCTCGAACTTCAGCCACAAAATCCGAGTCACTATGTGTTACTCTCCAACATTTATGCAAATGCCGGTATGTGGGAAGATATGGCAAAAGTTAGGAACTTGATGACAAAAAGGAACTTGAAAAAGATCCCGGGTTGGACCTGGATCGAGGTTGACAACAAGATTCATCAGTTTAGTGTTGGGGACAAGTCTCATCCTCTGTCTAAGGAGATTTATGGATTGCTGAAAAGTCTGATCGAGAAATTGGAGCTAGCCGGTTATGTTCCGGATACAAACTTCGTGTTACACGATGTTGATGAGGAAGTGAAGGTTGGAATGTTGTATACACACAGTGAAAAACTGGCTATTACATTTGGTCTTATTGCCACACCTGAGGGAACTCCTATCAGGATCACAAAGAATCTTAGAGTTTGCGGTGACTGCCACACGTTTATAAAGTTCGTATCAGCTATTACAAAGAGGTCGATTATCGTCCGAGATTCGAATCGGTTTCACCACTTCAATGAGGGGGCTTGTTCGTGTGGAGACTACTGGTAA